CCCAGGTCATCAGTCTTAGCCATGTAAGGCCCATCCACAGTCCCAGATGAAGTCTGGTCCCTTCTTCCGACATTGCTGCATGGAGTGGTCTTCTAGAATGAATGCAGCTCCTTCAGAACTTCCAGAGCCGGTGAGCTCTAACCCGAGTCTCAAGCTCTAACCCGAGTCTCAAGTGTCACAGGGACCCAAAGTTCCAGGGAGCTATTAGGTCACCCAAGAAAGAGCAAAGCACCTTAAAATGCATAAACAACAACCAAAGCCCAGGAACGAACGTCATTCGACTGCCGCAAGGGCTTACAATCTAGGCCCTAATTCCCGTATGTGAGCGCATTTTCCAAATCAAAGTTAtgtctcccaaacaaacaaacaaaaagtgaaccACTGAATAATCAAAAACTCATACCGAGGTCGTCAACCGCAGACCGTAGCAGAAACGTAGTGTCAAGTGAGAACAGAgtgaagatgggggggggggcgggggggtgaaaaaaataaaagaaaaaagggaaaacaaaaggcTCTCTGGTTTCAGCTTCTCTAGGGTGTCATGTCAGCCAATCGCCATCACTCGACCAGAATCCATTGGCTGGAAACCTAAAGCACGGGCGGGAGAGATTCATCACCAAGATGTTAATCCCGCTGCACCGCACAGCAAACACCCGGCCTCTCCTGGAGGCTGCCTCACTCGGAGCCTCATGCCTTCCAGCACGATCTGGAATCTTCCACGGCCTCCCCACCGACAATTTGCTATAGCCCTCACCCAGAGGGGCCTAGTTCACTCCCGGGGCGACAAGCCGGCCTCCTCCCCACAGTCGCCCACGCCCTGCCTGCCAGGCCCCCTCCCTTACCGCGCGGCCCGTTCACGACGACTCGCTCTTCTCTATCCGCCGCACCAGCTGCACCAGCATCTCAGCCATCTTCGCCATCTCCTGCGCCTTCTCCTCGGCCTTCTCCGCCCTGGGGCCGCGGGGCTCTGCGCCGCCCGCGCCCTGCAGGTGGTTGAGCGCGCTCTCCTCAGAGGCCTCCACTTGCGTCTTGATCTGGATCAGCATATTGTCCATCTCCCACAGCTTGCCCCGGTTGCGCACGGGCGCGCGCCCGCGCTCGCGCGTCAGCGACGCGATGTCCTCGCGCATCTCGTGGATGACGGGCAGCAGAAACTGCTCGAAGTCCTCCTCGGGCTCCAGCACCTCCACCTCCTCGGGCTCCGCCAGCTCCACCGCGTCCAGGGGCCGCATCTCTGCCGCTTTGCTCGTCTGCGAGACACTCAGTGACCGAGATCCGGCCGAGTCCTCAAAACTTCCGCCGCGGCTCAACTTTCCGCCTAGGTGAAGCCACCGAGACCAGCGACCGCCGAGCTGACGAGCGGCGAACAAAATGGAGTTCTAACCGTCAACCAGAGCTCTGCGCCTTGCGACCCCTTTCACGACACCGCCGCGCCCCTCTTTACGGTCGCGCGGCGAGGTGCGGGCGCGCGCACGTCCATGGAGGGGCGGGGCGAGCGCCTTCGCGGTCACGCGCATACATCGGCTTTTCATCCCTCCAAGATCCTTGGAGCGACTCTGTGTGTTGCCAAGATCACGCTTCACtgtatcttcttcttcttcctcttcttcttcttcttctccttctccttctccttctccttctgctcctcctccttctcattattattattattattattattattattattattattttatacagGATTTCACGCTGTAGGCaaacctggcctggaactcaattaTGTGGCtaaaactggtcttgaactttcagcagtcctcttgcctcaacttccccgggtgaaaaaaagtaagaaagaaaagagaaaagaaagagctggatgtggtggttcttgtctttaatcccagctctcagcggcaggtggatttctgagttcgaggccagactggtctacatagtgcgtTCCAATatagttacatagtgagaccctgtcgaaaagcagagcaaagcaaagcaaagcaaaacaaaacaacttccaacaacaaaaatagaacaaaacaaaaagcaagcaaacaaaccagcTTTTCTAATCTGTATTGAGGGCACCCATCCTGCTCATAGCCCCTCCTCTTCAGCCAGGCACTTGTGCAGGGTGTGTTTTTAACCAGACAGAGCTCCTGGCTCTCTAAGGTGAAACTTCCCTCTGCTGGGTTCTAAGGCCCCAGCTGAC
The Cricetulus griseus strain 17A/GY chromosome 1 unlocalized genomic scaffold, alternate assembly CriGri-PICRH-1.0 chr1_1, whole genome shotgun sequence genome window above contains:
- the Mrfap1 gene encoding MORF4 family-associated protein 1, encoding MRPLDAVELAEPEEVEVLEPEEDFEQFLLPVIHEMREDIASLTRERGRAPVRNRGKLWEMDNMLIQIKTQVEASEESALNHLQGAGGAEPRGPRAEKAEEKAQEMAKMAEMLVQLVRRIEKSESS